DNA from Spartinivicinus poritis:
CGAGCAGACTCAAGATTATCAATATCGCTGGCTGTTAATTCTGCATTAAAGTGCAAAATAGAATCAAATACCGTCATCCGCTGAAATGGCTTAGCAAAATCATAAGTACTCCCTTGATAAGTCACTTCTGTGTTACCAAGCACTTGCTGAGTAACTGTACGCAACATGTCTTCTGTTAAGTCCATTAAGTCATGGTAATCTGCATAAGCCTGGTAAAACTCCAGCATCGTAAATTCCGGGTTATGGCGGGTTGATAAGCCTTCATTACGGAAGTTCCGATTTATTTCATAAACCCGCTCAAAACCACCTACTACAAGACGCTTGAGGTATAACTCTGGCGCAATACGTAAATACATATCAATATCCAGGCTATTATGGTGCGTAATAAATGGTTTTGCTGCTGCACCACCGGGAATCACTTGTAGCATTGGTGTTTCCACTTCCATAAATGCCTGATTATTTAAATATTGGCGGATCGCTGCCACAATTTGGGTTCTAACTGTAAATACCTGACGTGATTCGTCATTGACAATTAAGTCGACGTAACGCTGGCGGTAGCGCATTTCAGTATCTTCCAGACCTTTATGCTTATCTGGCAGCGGACGCAGTGCTTTGGTCAATAATTGCACCGACTCCATATCCACATAAAGGTCACCTTTACCAGAGCGCTGCAAAGTGCCTTCAGCACCAATAATATCCCCTAAATCCCAGGTTTTAATATCGGTTAGTACATCTTTAGCCAACACTTTACGATTAACATATACCTGAATCCGGTCACTGGTATCCTGGATAACCATAAAAGCACCCCGGTTCAGCATAATACGACCAGCGATTTTTACCCGAATGCCTGCTTCAGCCAGCTCTTCCTTCGATTTATCCTTGTATTTAGCTTGTAAATCTCCGGCTAAGCTATCGCGCCGAAAACTATTGGGGAAAGCATTACGCTCCTCCCGAATAGCTGCTAACTTTTCCCGGCGCAATGCAATCAGCTTATTTTCATCCTGTTGCTCAACTGCATTCTGAGTATCTTCAGTCATACGGGTTACCTGTTATTACATTACTTACTTTAATCGCTCAAGACGATTTTCATTGGCTGTTAACGCCTGCTATACCCACTACTGCTTTAATGGGTAAAATCACAAACCTTTCTTTAAGCTTGCCTCAATAAATTTATCAAGGTCACCATCTAATACAGCATTACAATTTGAGGTTTCCACCCCAGTTCGTAAGTCTTTAATTCTGGATGAGTCCAGCACATAGGAGCGAATTTGACTGCCCCAACCAATATCAGATTTACTGTCTTCTAATGCCTGCTGCTCTGCCGTACGCTTCTGCATTTCTTGCTCATACAACTTAGCTTTTAACTGTTGCATGGCTTTATCTTTGTTTTGATGCTGCGAGCGCTGGTTTTGACACTGAACAACAATGCCCGAAGGTAAGTGAGTAATCCTGATGGCTGAATCTGTCGTATTAACGTGCTGACCACCAGCCCCACTGGAGCGATAGGTATCAATCCGCAAATCAGCCGGATTAATATCTACTTCAATATCTTCGTCAATTTCAGGGGAAACAAAGACGGAGGCAAATGAGGTATGTCGACGATTACCAGAATCAAAAGGTGACTTTCTCACTAATCGATGTACGCCAGTTTCAGTTCTAAGCCAGCCAAATGCATAATCACCCGAAAACTGGATGGTGGCACTTTTAATCCCAGCCACATCACCGGCAGATACTTCAATCAAGTCAGTTTTAAAGCCTTTTTGCTCACCCCAACGCAAATACATCCGTAGTAACATATTGGCCCAGTCCTGGGCTTCCGTTCCACCAGATCCTGCCTGAATATCCAGGTAGGCATTATTGGGGTCCATCTGGCCAGAAAACATTCGCCGGAACTCAAGCTGGCCAAGTAAGCTCGACATCTCACTTAGCTCAGCCTCTACTTCTGTTACTGAGTCAGGATCATTTTCATCAATCGCCATATCCAGTAACTCTTTAGCATCATCAACACCTTGAGAGAGTTTATCAATTGTGCCGACGACTGACTCTAACTGAGACCTTTCTTTACCTAGTGCCTGCGCCCGCTCAGGTTCATTCCAGACACTAGGGTCTTCAAGCTCACGTTCAACTTCGACTAGCCGCTCCTGCTTGCCAGCATAGTCAAAGATACCCCCTCAGCACCTCAGTACGGCGCTTTAAATCATCAATCGTTTGCAGGATTGGATTAATTTCTTGCATTGAGAATAGTTTCCAAAAAAATCTTGCGTAAAAAAACTGGCATTTTAACTGAATGCCAGT
Protein-coding regions in this window:
- the prfB gene encoding peptide chain release factor 2 (programmed frameshift); amino-acid sequence: MQEINPILQTIDDLKRRTEVLRGYLDYAGKQERLVEVERELEDPSVWNEPERAQALGKERSQLESVVGTIDKLSQGVDDAKELLDMAIDENDPDSVTEVEAELSEMSSLLGQLEFRRMFSGQMDPNNAYLDIQAGSGGTEAQDWANMLLRMYLRWGEQKGFKTDLIEVSAGDVAGIKSATIQFSGDYAFGWLRTETGVHRLVRKSPFDSGNRRHTSFASVFVSPEIDEDIEVDINPADLRIDTYRSSGAGGQHVNTTDSAIRITHLPSGIVVQCQNQRSQHQNKDKAMQQLKAKLYEQEMQKRTAEQQALEDSKSDIGWGSQIRSYVLDSSRIKDLRTGVETSNCNAVLDGDLDKFIEASLKKGL
- the lysS gene encoding lysine--tRNA ligase; the encoded protein is MTEDTQNAVEQQDENKLIALRREKLAAIREERNAFPNSFRRDSLAGDLQAKYKDKSKEELAEAGIRVKIAGRIMLNRGAFMVIQDTSDRIQVYVNRKVLAKDVLTDIKTWDLGDIIGAEGTLQRSGKGDLYVDMESVQLLTKALRPLPDKHKGLEDTEMRYRQRYVDLIVNDESRQVFTVRTQIVAAIRQYLNNQAFMEVETPMLQVIPGGAAAKPFITHHNSLDIDMYLRIAPELYLKRLVVGGFERVYEINRNFRNEGLSTRHNPEFTMLEFYQAYADYHDLMDLTEDMLRTVTQQVLGNTEVTYQGSTYDFAKPFQRMTVFDSILHFNAELTASDIDNLESARKVAEKLDIPLKDSYGLGKVQIEIFEKTVEHRLDQPTFITEYPTEVSPLARRNDDNPFVTDRFEFFVGGREIANGFSELNDPEDQAERFQQQVAEKEAGDDEAMHYDADYINALEYGLPPTAGEGIGIDRLVMLFTNSASIRDVLLFPHMRPQTEI